From the Lampris incognitus isolate fLamInc1 chromosome 6, fLamInc1.hap2, whole genome shotgun sequence genome, one window contains:
- the LOC130114477 gene encoding leucine-rich repeat-containing G-protein coupled receptor 5-like has translation MDPLACAFTLLAAVMHAAGSVARADPPDSRCPAACRCEADGGLWRADCADGGLTAVPSDLSAFASSIDLSMNNLTLPPGPAFSNGHFLQELQLAGNALTDVPAETFAGLVNLKVLMLQNNHLSQAPSAALQELKSLQSLHLDANFITYLPAASFKGLPSLRHLWLDDNALTEVPVLALASLPKLQALTLALNKITHIPDRAFESLRHLVVLHLHDNQIHALGKRCFDGLHSLETLDLSFNRLGTFPTAIRDLPSLRELSLVSNNIGAIPDQVFTGNPYLETINIQNNPVQFIGESAFQQLTQLQTLSLSGAADISALPDLTGTNQLESLTITGTCITSIPSTFCENLPNLQHLDLSHNQIQSLPSFSSCQKIRKIDLGHNAIHEVWSSTFPEMRELRSLDLTSNHLSSLSLEALQGLTHLRLAGNPHLNVSLPLHLLPRLRVVEMPFQCCVFQKSIKSRGPEDLGVTPGAEAGPQPAVWCSPAPGTCDESNEPKPEDWQFCLWVIFILSVIFNFLVLVSISLWSTCNASAQHFLAVLFWLHFLTGLSGATLTVADMTSAHHVSTDTPWREKGAALRIVDFVLRVSSETSVFLMMAFVFEGRNCDSDLNWPKSGRRLLRRRGIQVSIAVSCALALAVAFLPLVVIGEVCVSSSCPTLAHQHQACRGYGTALVLVNSLCYLLMTVARASLCCYQGKAKLNPGGVKGRTATRTVTLLLVTNGLLSACEAVLRVSSHFHITSPAVWEAADPTALLAAALPACLDPLLYMFTCPRFRQELFKHLPRT, from the exons ATGGATCCTCTCGCTTGCGCCTTCACCTTGCTGGCGGCGGTGATGCACGCCGCGGGCAGCGTGGCACGAGCCGACCCCCCGGACAGCCGCTGTCCGGCCGCGTGCAGGTGCGAGGCTGACGGCGGGCTGTGGCGCGCGGACTGCGCGGACGGCGGTCTGACGGCGGTTCCCTCTGACCTGAGCGCGTTCGCCTCGTCCAT AGATCTGAGCATGAACAATCTCACCCTGCCGCCAGGCCCTGCCTTCTCCAACGGCCACTTCCTCCAAGAGCT CCAACTGGCAGGAAACGCCTTGACTGACGTGCCTGCAGAGACTTTCGCAGGACTTGTAAATCTAAAAGTCTT AATGCTACAGAACAACCATCTGAGTCAGGCTCCCTCTGCAGCCCTGCAGGAACTAAAGAGCCTACAGTCGCT GCATCTGGATGCCAACTTCATCACTTATTTGCCTGCAGCCTCCTTTAAGGGACTCCCATCCTTGCGTCACCTGTGGCTGGATGACAACGCCCTTACAGAGGTGCCTGTCCTCGCTCTTGCCAGCCTGCCAAAGCTTCAGGCTCTGACCCTCGCCCTCAACAAGATCACCCACATCCCGGACAGAGCGTTTGAGTCCCTCAGACACCTCGTGGTGCT GCATCTTCATGACAACCAGATCCATGCTTTGGGGAAGAGGTGTTTTGATGGTCTGCACAGCCTAGAGACTCT agacCTGAGCTTCAACAGACTGGGCACCTTTCCGACAGCTATCAGAGACCTCCCCAGCCTCAGGGAACT AAGTCTTGTCAGCAACAACATTGGAGCCATCCCAGACCAAGTCTTCACCGGGAACCCTTACCTGGAAACAAT AAACATCCAGAACAATCCTGTTCAGTTCATCGGAGAGTCGGCCTTTCAGCAACTCACTCAGCTTCAGACGCT ATCTCTGAGTGGAGCTGCGGACATCTCAGCACTCCCAGACTTGACTGGAACAAACCAGCTGGAGAGTCT CACCATCACAGGTACCTGCATTACAAGCATCCCCAGCACCTTCTGTGAGAACCTACCCAACCTCCAGCATCT GGACCTGTCTCATAACCAGATTCAGAGTCTACCCAGCTTCAGCAGTTGCCAGAAGATTCGTAAAAT aGATCTGGGTCATAACGCCATACATGAGGTCTGGAGCAGTACCTTCCCAGAGATGAGGGAACTCAGATCACT AGACCTGACCTCCAACCACTTGTCCTCCCTCTCCTTGGAGGCTCTTCAGGGCCTCACCCATCTGAGACTGGCCGGGAACCCACATCTGAACGTCTCCCTGCCCCTTCACCTCCTCCCCAGACTCAG GGTTGTGGAGATGCCGTTCCAGTGCTGTGTGTTTCAAAAGAGCATCA AGAGTCGTGGGCCAGAGGACTTGGGCGTAACGCCTGGTGCTGAGGCCGGACCACAACCAGCCGTCTGGTGTTCCCCAGCACCAGGTACATGTGATGAGAGTAATGAACCAAAACCAGAAGACTGGCAG TTCTGTTTGTGGGTCATCTTCATCCTCTCCGTCATCTTCAACTTCCTGGTTCTAGTCTCCATCAGCCTGTGGTCAACATGTAACGCCTCCGCCCAGCATTTCCTCGCCGTCCTCTTCTGGCTCCATTTCCTCACAGGCCTCTCTGGCGCGACCCTGACAGTGGCGGACATGACGTCAGCCCACCACGTCAGCACTGACACGCCATGGCGGGAGAAGGGAGCCGCTCTCAGGATTGTGGACTTTGTTCTCAGAGTCTCATCGGAGACCTCCGTGTTCCTGATGATGGCCTTCGTCTTTGAGGGGAGAAACTGCGACTCTGACCTAAACTGGCCAAAGTCTGGGAGGAGGCTGCTGAGGCGCAGGGGCATTCAGGTCAGCATCGCGGTTTCTTGCGCCCTGGCCTTGGCTGTCGCTTTCTTGCCTCTGGTCGTTATTGGTGAGGTTTGCGTCTCCTCTTCCTGCCCGACCCTCGCCCACCAACACCAGGCGTGTCGGGGTTACGGCACTGCTCTGGTATTGGTCAACTCCCTCTGTTACCTCTTAATGACCGTCGCCCGTGCCTCCCTGTGCTGCTACCAGGGGAAAGCGAAGCTAAACCCCGGGGGGGTGAAAGGCCGTACCGCCACCCGGACGGTGACCCTCCTCCTGGTGACGAACGGCCTGCTTTCCGCGTGTGAAGCCGTGCTCCGTGTTTCCTCCCACTTTCACATCACCTCCCCGGCCGTCTGGGAGGCCGCCGACCCCACGGCGCTCCTCGCCGCGGCGCTGCCAGCGTGCCTGGATCCTCTGCTCTACATGTTCACCTGCCCCCGTTTTAGGCAAGAGCTCTTTAAGCATCTTCCTCGGACCTAA